Proteins encoded together in one Fimbriiglobus ruber window:
- a CDS encoding aldo/keto reductase gives MQTRQFGNSDLHITPIGFGAWAIGGGGWAFAWGAQDDNDSVAAIHEAIDLGINWIDTAAVYGLGHSEEVVAAALAGVKNRPYVFTKCARVWDEKRQIGKSLKAESIRRECEASLRRLKVDVIDLYQIHWPEPDEDIEEGWQTVLKLKEEGKIRWAGVSNFDAAQMGRIARFGPITSLQPPYSMLRRDIEESILPYCGSHNIGVLVYSPMQSGLLTGAWSKERLATLPPDDWRREKNKQFQEPQFSRNLRLVDLLRAIGGKRGKTPGEVAIAWTLRQPAVTAAIVGARKPGQLKELVGAADWRLSAAEVGEIEQFLKAN, from the coding sequence ATGCAGACGCGGCAGTTCGGCAATTCGGATTTGCACATCACCCCAATCGGCTTCGGCGCTTGGGCGATCGGTGGAGGCGGGTGGGCGTTCGCGTGGGGCGCCCAGGACGACAACGACTCGGTGGCCGCGATCCACGAGGCCATTGACCTTGGCATCAACTGGATCGACACGGCCGCCGTCTACGGCCTGGGGCACTCGGAAGAGGTCGTGGCCGCGGCCCTCGCGGGTGTCAAGAACCGGCCGTACGTCTTCACCAAATGCGCCCGGGTGTGGGACGAGAAGCGGCAGATCGGGAAAAGTCTCAAGGCCGAGAGCATCCGCCGCGAGTGCGAAGCCAGTTTGCGCCGGCTCAAGGTCGACGTGATCGACCTCTACCAGATCCACTGGCCGGAACCGGACGAGGACATTGAAGAAGGCTGGCAGACCGTTCTCAAGCTGAAAGAGGAAGGGAAAATCCGCTGGGCCGGCGTCTCGAACTTCGACGCCGCCCAGATGGGTCGCATCGCCAGGTTCGGCCCGATCACGTCCCTGCAACCGCCGTATTCGATGCTCCGACGGGACATTGAGGAATCGATCCTGCCGTACTGCGGGTCGCATAACATCGGCGTCCTTGTCTATTCCCCGATGCAGTCCGGCCTACTCACCGGCGCGTGGTCGAAGGAACGCCTCGCAACCCTCCCGCCGGACGACTGGCGCCGCGAGAAGAACAAGCAATTTCAGGAGCCTCAATTCTCTCGCAACCTGCGGCTCGTTGACCTCCTCCGGGCGATCGGCGGCAAGCGCGGGAAGACGCCCGGCGAGGTGGCGATCGCGTGGACGCTCCGGCAACCGGCCGTCACGGCCGCGATCGTCGGGGCGCGGAAGCCGGGTCAGCTCAAAGAGTTGGTCGGCGCCGCCGACTGGCGGCTCTCGGCCGCCGAAGTGGGCGAGATCGAGCAGTTCTTGAAAGCCAATTGA
- a CDS encoding VTT domain-containing protein, translated as MEETLQQVWAILTTIFTNLMNPDAWQEVLRRPGVFWAVFIATTLIIFTETGLLVGFFLPGDSLLVTLGIVAAAADDWPVAVLVASLCVAAVVGDSVGYLIGYKAGPRLFQREKSFFFRKDYLLMAQDFYTRHGGKTIIIARFMPIIRTFAPVVAGIGKMDYKRFLFFNVIGGVAWIASMFFLGYTLHLWLEPMLKPILGENFKVAKAIDKIVIVIVLLSVAPMGYKALTSWLSKRKAARSSIQTPVA; from the coding sequence ATGGAAGAAACGCTCCAGCAAGTGTGGGCCATTCTGACCACGATTTTCACGAACTTGATGAACCCGGACGCGTGGCAGGAAGTGCTGCGCCGGCCCGGGGTGTTCTGGGCGGTGTTCATCGCGACGACCCTGATTATCTTCACCGAAACCGGTCTGCTCGTCGGCTTCTTCCTGCCCGGCGACTCGCTCCTCGTCACCCTCGGGATCGTGGCCGCGGCGGCCGACGACTGGCCCGTCGCCGTCCTCGTGGCCAGCCTGTGTGTGGCGGCCGTGGTCGGGGACTCGGTCGGCTACCTTATCGGCTACAAGGCCGGGCCGCGGCTGTTCCAGCGCGAGAAGTCCTTCTTCTTCCGCAAGGACTACCTCCTGATGGCGCAGGACTTTTACACGCGGCACGGCGGCAAGACGATCATCATCGCCCGGTTCATGCCGATCATCCGGACGTTCGCTCCGGTCGTCGCCGGGATCGGGAAAATGGACTACAAGCGGTTCCTGTTCTTCAACGTGATCGGCGGGGTTGCGTGGATTGCGAGCATGTTCTTCCTCGGGTACACCCTGCACCTGTGGCTCGAACCGATGCTCAAACCGATTCTCGGCGAAAACTTCAAGGTGGCCAAGGCGATCGACAAGATCGTCATCGTGATCGTGCTGCTGTCCGTCGCCCCGATGGGGTACAAGGCTCTGACTAGCTGGCTCAGCAAACGAAAGGCGGCCCGCTCGTCGATCCAGACGCCGGTGGCGTAA
- a CDS encoding NAD(P)H-binding protein, with product MPDSNNSGIQDGPLVLVAGASGYVGGRFVPRLEGVSVRVRCLARTPDKLRPLVKVSTQVVPGDVLDPASLADAARGVHTAYYLVHLMSDSKDFEAEDRQAATNFARAAKEAGVRRIVYLGGLGDDADQNLSPHLRSRHEVGQIFRDSGVETIEFRAGTVIGAGSLSYQLIESLTNRLPVMLCPRWLSTPTQPIAVDDVLAYLSAARELHAGGSRTFEIGGADVVAYADLIREYARQKGLRRWLISVPVLTPYLSGLWLALVTPATYSIGRHLIEGLKNPTVVRDAKARDVFPIRPMGVKEAVRKAVAESKA from the coding sequence ATGCCGGACTCGAACAACAGTGGAATACAGGACGGTCCCCTCGTGCTGGTCGCGGGCGCGTCCGGGTACGTTGGCGGCCGGTTCGTCCCGCGACTCGAAGGGGTATCGGTCAGGGTGCGCTGTCTGGCCCGCACGCCGGACAAACTCCGGCCGCTCGTCAAGGTATCGACCCAGGTCGTGCCGGGAGACGTTCTCGATCCGGCATCGCTCGCCGATGCCGCCCGGGGTGTCCACACGGCTTATTACCTCGTTCACTTGATGTCCGATTCGAAGGATTTCGAGGCGGAGGACCGGCAGGCGGCGACCAATTTCGCCCGGGCCGCGAAGGAGGCCGGGGTCCGGCGGATCGTTTACCTCGGCGGGTTGGGCGACGACGCGGACCAGAACCTTTCGCCCCACCTACGTAGCCGACACGAGGTCGGCCAAATTTTCCGCGATTCGGGTGTCGAAACGATCGAGTTCCGGGCCGGAACGGTCATCGGGGCGGGGAGTCTGTCGTACCAGTTGATCGAGTCGCTGACGAATCGCCTGCCGGTGATGCTCTGCCCACGCTGGCTCTCCACGCCCACGCAGCCGATCGCCGTGGACGACGTGTTGGCTTACCTGTCGGCCGCCCGCGAGCTACACGCGGGCGGGAGCCGCACCTTCGAGATCGGTGGCGCGGACGTCGTGGCCTATGCCGACCTGATTCGAGAATACGCCCGTCAAAAAGGTCTGCGGCGCTGGCTGATTTCCGTCCCCGTTTTGACCCCGTACCTGTCCGGGCTGTGGCTGGCACTCGTGACGCCGGCGACGTACTCGATCGGCCGACACCTGATCGAGGGGCTGAAGAACCCCACCGTGGTCCGGGACGCGAAGGCCCGAGACGTGTTCCCGATCCGGCCGATGGGGGTGAAGGAAGCCGTTCGAAAAGCCGTTGCCGAAAGTAAAGCATGA
- the uvsE gene encoding UV DNA damage repair endonuclease UvsE gives MVRFGLCCTFRDAPIKFGNTTAAAVGRMTRPAGLAKVSALCLANADALLAALRFCEDHGIGCFRVNSQILPLKTHPLLGYAVDELPDADAIVRRFRACGMFVRDHGLRTCFHPDQFVVLNSRRPEVVEASLRELEYQAEVAEWVGADVINVHGGGGFGDKTRSLDDFARSLDRLSAPARVRLTVENDDKVFTPLDLLPVCRATGVPLVYDAHHHRCLPDALSVDEATDEATATWNREPMFHISSPLEGWNGPRPDRHHDFIDVDDFPAAWRDRTLTVEVEAKAKEVAVLKLKKELASSPRSRKVRRGS, from the coding sequence TTGGTCCGATTCGGCCTCTGTTGCACGTTCCGCGACGCGCCGATCAAGTTCGGCAACACGACGGCGGCCGCCGTCGGTCGGATGACGCGGCCGGCCGGTTTGGCGAAGGTGTCTGCCCTCTGCCTGGCGAACGCCGACGCATTGCTGGCGGCCCTTCGCTTTTGTGAGGACCACGGCATCGGCTGCTTCCGGGTGAACAGCCAAATCCTCCCTCTCAAAACTCACCCCCTGCTCGGCTACGCCGTCGACGAACTCCCGGACGCAGACGCCATCGTCCGGCGCTTCCGAGCGTGCGGCATGTTCGTCCGCGACCACGGGCTGCGAACGTGCTTCCACCCCGACCAGTTCGTGGTCCTCAACTCGCGGCGGCCCGAAGTGGTTGAGGCGTCGCTGCGTGAACTGGAATACCAGGCTGAGGTCGCCGAGTGGGTCGGGGCCGACGTCATCAATGTTCACGGCGGCGGCGGCTTCGGCGACAAGACGCGGTCGCTGGACGACTTTGCTCGCAGCCTCGACCGACTTTCGGCCCCGGCGAGAGTCCGCCTCACCGTCGAGAACGACGACAAGGTGTTTACGCCTCTGGATCTGCTCCCGGTTTGTCGGGCGACCGGTGTCCCGCTGGTTTATGACGCCCACCACCATCGCTGCTTACCGGATGCCCTCTCTGTTGACGAGGCGACCGACGAGGCGACCGCGACCTGGAACCGGGAGCCGATGTTCCACATTTCCAGCCCGCTGGAAGGGTGGAACGGCCCGCGCCCCGACCGACATCATGACTTCATTGACGTCGACGACTTCCCTGCCGCCTGGCGCGACCGCACTCTGACAGTGGAAGTCGAAGCGAAAGCCAAGGAGGTGGCGGTACTGAAGTTGAAGAAAGAACTGGCTTCGTCTCCGCGGTCGAGAAAGGTCCGCCGGGGCTCTTGA
- a CDS encoding DUF1990 family protein gives MLSLRKPSADAIRRFLDSQAGFHFTYSAVGATAGTPPAGFDVDHTRVHLGQGERVFHAATAALRRWAQFQLGWVEALPTNTPLEPGAVVGVLARAIGLWWLNACRIVYVVDEMGPVARFGFAYGTLPGHVERGEERFLIEWDRGTDAVWYDILAFSQPNHILTRIGYPVVRRMQKRFGRHSSASMLKAVGSGCTASIARV, from the coding sequence ATGCTGTCACTGCGAAAGCCGTCTGCCGACGCCATCCGCCGATTCCTGGACAGCCAGGCCGGTTTTCACTTCACCTATTCGGCCGTCGGCGCGACCGCGGGAACGCCGCCCGCGGGGTTCGACGTGGATCACACCCGCGTCCATCTCGGCCAGGGCGAGCGGGTCTTTCATGCGGCGACGGCCGCCCTTCGGCGGTGGGCGCAGTTCCAACTCGGCTGGGTCGAGGCACTGCCGACGAACACGCCGTTGGAACCCGGCGCGGTCGTGGGCGTGTTGGCACGTGCGATCGGCTTGTGGTGGCTCAACGCCTGCCGGATCGTATACGTCGTTGACGAGATGGGACCGGTCGCCCGCTTCGGATTTGCCTACGGCACGTTGCCCGGTCACGTCGAACGGGGAGAGGAGCGGTTCTTGATCGAGTGGGACCGCGGTACGGATGCCGTCTGGTACGACATCCTGGCGTTCTCGCAGCCGAACCACATTTTGACCCGGATCGGTTATCCCGTCGTTCGCCGCATGCAAAAGCGGTTCGGCCGCCACTCGTCGGCGTCTATGCTAAAGGCAGTTGGCTCCGGCTGCACTGCTTCCATCGCTCGGGTTTAA
- a CDS encoding hemolysin III family protein produces the protein MLDFHDPVSSLSHLIMAAWAVVAALILTRLTLGQSPGRRLAIAGYGASMVFLYLASGLFHGLNYENLQTLPVFHGYDQKELFYLFRNIDRSAIFLLIDGSFAPPFVYLLLGRTRVACFAAMGTLTVVGLAALWLLPDLPHAATVGVYFGLGLVGMIPVRSYLRKLGWPGAKWILALAVAFTIGAVCEAANWPVIVPGWFGSHEILHISDMAGTLIHFIFVVRFLVAPNMKRAEPESDHQSATKWADAHSSSEREGVRS, from the coding sequence GTGCTGGATTTTCACGACCCGGTCAGTTCCCTCTCGCATCTTATCATGGCCGCGTGGGCGGTGGTCGCCGCCCTGATCCTGACCCGCCTGACGCTCGGCCAGAGCCCCGGGCGCCGCCTGGCCATCGCGGGGTACGGGGCCAGTATGGTATTCCTGTATCTGGCGAGCGGCCTGTTTCACGGGCTCAATTACGAGAATCTCCAAACACTCCCGGTGTTTCACGGCTACGACCAGAAAGAGCTTTTCTACCTCTTCCGAAACATCGACCGGTCGGCGATCTTCCTGCTCATCGACGGGTCGTTCGCGCCGCCGTTCGTGTACCTGCTACTGGGCCGAACGCGGGTGGCGTGTTTTGCCGCAATGGGCACGCTCACAGTGGTCGGTTTGGCAGCACTCTGGTTGCTCCCCGACCTGCCGCACGCGGCGACCGTCGGCGTTTACTTCGGGTTGGGGCTGGTCGGCATGATCCCGGTGCGGTCGTACCTTCGCAAACTCGGATGGCCCGGGGCGAAATGGATTCTGGCGTTGGCGGTGGCGTTCACGATCGGGGCCGTGTGCGAGGCGGCCAACTGGCCCGTGATCGTGCCGGGCTGGTTCGGGTCTCACGAAATCCTGCACATCTCCGACATGGCCGGGACGCTCATCCACTTCATCTTCGTCGTGCGGTTTCTGGTGGCCCCGAACATGAAACGGGCGGAACCCGAGAGCGATCATCAGTCGGCCACGAAGTGGGCGGACGCGCACTCCTCCAGCGAACGCGAGGGCGTGCGGTCCTGA
- a CDS encoding WD40 repeat domain-containing protein, whose amino-acid sequence MTPSHFMPRIPRRTTLATIALAVGCGWLAAQPPQPPQPLVILKGHTDPIYTVAVSPDGKFAATGSFDKTIKLWDPTTGKELRTLAGKNGHQNQVLCLAFSPAGDTLASGGSDNVVKLWDVPSSKPSFALDFPAGVTATRVSADGTVVAAGGANGVVKLWTVADKKARPDLTGHSGAVVGLGFAPNGATVYTTGADKTLRYWNATTGEAQAVVGASAADITGLAVNPASGVVVTASADGSLKFWPAQAPAAPKPLAPHTASVTALGLSPDGGFAVTGGADKVVRLANTATGAKVQEGKVAADPRVVAAAANGQGFAAGTVDDKLTLWGADGKPRDPLPAHDGAVTGLILTGPQQVVTAGADGYVRNWTLPTPNVAPLKPTVHPDRVLVAVPLADGKQIATGGADKIVRICKDGAVAKQFPGHEAAVTAIAEAGANLITGDAAGGLLVWEVASGKKTVVVPAGPKVGVTAVVPQPGGAGFAVVYSTGEVQFRPVAVAKEKEKTQEPKVLAHPAAVLAAAFTTDGKKLLTVCADKSLRTWAIDTAKADAPIALTPAAIKLAAFTADRTKLALVVAEAAGAKLLLTPLTAGAKPVFEAGLAGEPEALALSPTAARIAVAVAGKTGRSVRVLDAITGRTLQTVAEPTAPVHGLAILADNKTIAVGGDDKQLGLFDLAVTSALLADPAGVTGLAINPATGHLITAGADKTVRVWDATQGKEVKAFAPLPAPATALAASRDGTAVAAASGKVVRVWTVADGKEVPFPATATDVTALSFSPDKTKLLVGQADNRAWVYDVATGQPLQFAAHTAPVTAVAFHPAQPVFYTASADKTVTASPLLVVKSITDPAVIGAALAVVQSGSHVLTAGTGKGVTLWNAGSYAKDRTLEADAPVTAVAVSKNGQLVAVAHGADPGVTLFNFNDGSVVGKFKTGAKVTDLSFHPTNPTLATVLANNSVVAWGIAFEAGQPLPAEFGKPVQDFPHPGPVRAGTFNSDGTTIVTGADDKQVRVWKFAADQPAKTLQHPNLVDAVAFDKTGGLLATGCHDGILRVWDVAKGTATKTINAHILPQPNPIYAVAWTLDGKQIVTSSFDKTIKFWDAGDGKMVREIKPGTDRIPPDPLVIQKAGPLAGSLGAGWLNAPPEPGHRDQVFCLAFDKDGKYLASGSSDRLVKLWDVATGRLVHEFPNPTLPPPPPGQPAPSHPGFVHALKFTADGSKLITVGTAPRGAGYLAEWAVADGKLLAAQELPFGPIYSLDLLPSGAVLLGCGPKTRFQSESEAVVIPLPVK is encoded by the coding sequence ATGACACCTTCACATTTTATGCCGCGCATACCCCGCCGGACCACACTTGCCACGATCGCGCTCGCGGTCGGCTGCGGGTGGCTCGCCGCCCAGCCCCCGCAACCGCCCCAGCCGCTGGTGATTTTGAAGGGCCACACCGACCCGATTTACACCGTCGCCGTCAGCCCGGACGGGAAATTCGCGGCCACCGGCAGCTTCGACAAGACGATCAAGCTCTGGGACCCGACCACCGGCAAAGAACTCCGCACTCTCGCCGGCAAGAACGGCCACCAAAATCAGGTACTCTGCCTCGCCTTCTCGCCGGCCGGCGACACACTCGCGTCCGGCGGGTCGGACAACGTGGTCAAGCTCTGGGACGTGCCGTCGAGCAAACCCTCGTTCGCCCTGGACTTCCCCGCTGGCGTCACGGCCACGCGGGTCTCGGCCGACGGCACCGTCGTCGCAGCGGGCGGGGCGAACGGCGTGGTCAAGCTCTGGACCGTCGCCGACAAGAAAGCCCGACCGGACCTCACCGGACACTCGGGGGCCGTCGTCGGGCTGGGGTTCGCGCCCAACGGTGCCACGGTTTATACGACTGGGGCGGACAAAACCCTGCGCTACTGGAACGCGACCACGGGCGAGGCCCAGGCGGTCGTCGGCGCGTCGGCCGCCGACATCACCGGACTCGCCGTGAACCCCGCGAGCGGCGTTGTTGTGACCGCGTCGGCGGACGGAAGTCTCAAATTCTGGCCCGCGCAAGCACCGGCCGCGCCCAAGCCATTGGCTCCGCATACCGCGAGCGTGACCGCTCTCGGCCTGTCACCTGATGGCGGGTTTGCCGTGACCGGCGGGGCGGACAAAGTTGTCCGGCTCGCGAACACGGCCACCGGCGCGAAAGTGCAAGAAGGCAAGGTCGCCGCCGACCCGCGCGTGGTCGCGGCCGCGGCGAACGGGCAGGGCTTCGCCGCGGGAACGGTGGACGATAAGCTCACTCTCTGGGGCGCGGACGGCAAACCCCGCGACCCGCTGCCGGCGCACGACGGCGCAGTAACCGGACTCATCCTGACCGGACCGCAACAGGTCGTGACCGCCGGCGCGGACGGGTACGTGCGGAACTGGACACTACCCACGCCAAATGTCGCCCCGCTCAAACCGACCGTCCACCCGGACCGTGTACTCGTCGCGGTTCCGCTCGCGGACGGCAAGCAGATCGCCACCGGCGGCGCGGACAAGATCGTCCGCATTTGCAAGGACGGGGCTGTCGCGAAACAGTTCCCCGGCCACGAGGCAGCCGTTACGGCGATCGCGGAAGCTGGGGCCAACCTCATCACAGGCGACGCCGCCGGCGGCCTGCTGGTCTGGGAAGTTGCGTCCGGGAAGAAAACCGTCGTCGTCCCGGCCGGGCCGAAAGTCGGCGTGACGGCCGTCGTCCCTCAACCGGGCGGGGCCGGCTTCGCGGTGGTCTACTCGACGGGCGAGGTCCAGTTCCGCCCGGTCGCGGTCGCGAAGGAGAAGGAAAAGACCCAGGAGCCCAAGGTTCTCGCGCACCCGGCAGCGGTCCTGGCGGCAGCATTCACCACTGACGGCAAAAAGCTCCTGACCGTTTGCGCGGACAAGTCATTACGAACGTGGGCCATCGACACCGCAAAGGCGGACGCGCCCATCGCTCTGACTCCCGCGGCCATCAAGCTCGCGGCTTTCACTGCTGATCGCACGAAACTCGCCCTGGTCGTGGCGGAGGCCGCGGGCGCGAAGCTGCTCCTCACACCCCTGACCGCCGGCGCGAAGCCGGTGTTCGAGGCAGGGCTCGCTGGCGAGCCGGAAGCCCTGGCGCTGTCGCCGACGGCTGCGCGAATCGCTGTCGCGGTGGCCGGGAAGACGGGCCGCTCGGTGCGCGTACTCGACGCGATCACTGGCCGCACCCTGCAAACCGTCGCCGAGCCGACGGCTCCCGTACACGGCCTGGCGATCCTCGCTGATAACAAGACGATTGCCGTCGGCGGGGACGACAAGCAACTCGGCCTGTTCGATCTGGCTGTTACCTCGGCCCTCCTCGCGGATCCGGCTGGCGTCACCGGCCTCGCGATCAACCCGGCGACCGGCCATCTCATCACCGCCGGCGCGGACAAGACCGTCCGCGTGTGGGACGCGACCCAGGGTAAGGAAGTCAAGGCGTTCGCCCCACTCCCCGCACCGGCGACGGCGTTGGCCGCCAGCCGCGACGGGACGGCCGTCGCCGCGGCGTCCGGCAAGGTCGTGAGAGTCTGGACCGTGGCGGACGGCAAGGAAGTCCCCTTCCCTGCAACCGCAACCGACGTGACCGCGCTGTCGTTCAGCCCCGACAAGACCAAGCTCCTCGTCGGGCAGGCCGACAACCGGGCGTGGGTGTACGACGTCGCGACAGGCCAACCGCTCCAGTTCGCCGCCCACACCGCGCCGGTCACGGCTGTCGCTTTCCACCCTGCACAGCCGGTCTTTTACACCGCGAGCGCGGACAAGACCGTGACCGCGAGCCCGCTGTTGGTCGTCAAATCGATCACCGACCCGGCCGTCATCGGCGCCGCCCTCGCGGTTGTGCAGAGCGGGTCGCACGTTCTCACCGCCGGCACCGGGAAGGGCGTCACGCTCTGGAACGCGGGGAGCTATGCGAAGGACCGGACCCTCGAAGCCGACGCGCCGGTGACAGCCGTGGCCGTATCCAAGAACGGCCAACTCGTAGCCGTTGCACACGGGGCCGACCCGGGCGTAACACTATTCAACTTCAATGACGGCTCGGTCGTCGGGAAGTTCAAGACGGGCGCCAAAGTAACGGATCTGTCGTTCCACCCGACCAACCCGACCCTGGCGACCGTACTCGCGAATAACAGCGTGGTCGCGTGGGGCATCGCCTTCGAGGCTGGGCAGCCGCTGCCGGCCGAATTCGGCAAGCCGGTTCAAGACTTCCCACACCCCGGCCCGGTCCGCGCGGGCACGTTTAACTCGGACGGCACGACGATCGTCACCGGCGCCGACGACAAGCAAGTCCGTGTCTGGAAGTTCGCGGCCGACCAGCCGGCGAAGACCTTGCAGCACCCGAATCTGGTCGACGCCGTCGCGTTCGACAAGACCGGCGGGTTGCTCGCGACCGGCTGCCACGACGGGATTCTCCGCGTCTGGGACGTGGCGAAGGGGACGGCGACGAAAACGATCAACGCCCACATCCTGCCCCAACCGAATCCGATTTACGCCGTCGCGTGGACTTTGGACGGCAAGCAGATCGTGACCAGTAGCTTCGACAAGACGATCAAATTCTGGGACGCGGGCGACGGGAAGATGGTCCGCGAGATCAAGCCGGGCACCGACCGCATCCCGCCCGATCCACTCGTCATCCAGAAAGCGGGTCCGTTGGCCGGGAGTCTCGGCGCCGGGTGGCTGAACGCGCCGCCAGAACCCGGCCACCGCGACCAGGTCTTCTGTCTCGCGTTCGACAAGGACGGCAAGTATCTCGCGTCCGGGTCGAGCGACCGGCTGGTCAAGTTGTGGGATGTGGCGACCGGCCGCCTCGTCCACGAGTTCCCGAACCCGACCCTGCCCCCGCCGCCGCCGGGCCAGCCAGCACCGTCGCACCCGGGCTTCGTCCACGCGCTGAAGTTCACCGCGGACGGCAGCAAACTCATCACCGTGGGCACGGCCCCGCGCGGGGCGGGCTATCTCGCCGAGTGGGCGGTCGCAGACGGCAAGCTGTTGGCCGCCCAGGAACTGCCGTTCGGCCCAATTTACTCGCTCGACCTGCTGCCGAGCGGCGCCGTGCTGCTCGGGTGCGGCCCGAAGACCCGGTTCCAGTCCGAGTCCGAAGCGGTGGTCATCCCGCTTCCGGTGAAGTAG
- a CDS encoding cupin domain-containing protein, with the protein MKPVIRTPGQGRTIAVVGDVYRFLATGEDTNGTYAIWEALVPPGGGPPPHVHSREEEGFYILEGEITVRVGGETIVATAGAFVNLPVGSLHSFKNESSQSAKMLISVAPAGLERMFFEVGVPLDDGSTTALPPTKAEIDKMMEAAPRYGVEIHLPG; encoded by the coding sequence ATGAAACCTGTGATTCGAACCCCCGGTCAGGGCCGCACGATTGCGGTGGTTGGCGACGTATACCGCTTTCTCGCGACGGGCGAAGACACCAACGGGACGTACGCGATTTGGGAAGCGCTCGTGCCGCCCGGCGGTGGTCCGCCGCCTCACGTCCACAGCCGGGAGGAAGAAGGCTTCTACATCCTGGAAGGCGAGATCACCGTGCGTGTCGGGGGAGAAACAATCGTGGCGACCGCGGGGGCGTTCGTGAACTTGCCCGTCGGCTCGCTGCACTCGTTTAAAAACGAAAGCAGTCAGTCGGCGAAGATGTTGATTTCGGTCGCTCCGGCTGGATTGGAGCGGATGTTCTTCGAGGTCGGTGTGCCGCTCGACGACGGTTCGACGACCGCGCTGCCGCCGACGAAAGCCGAAATCGACAAGATGATGGAAGCCGCCCCGCGATACGGGGTCGAAATCCATTTGCCGGGGTGA